One segment of Cryptococcus neoformans var. grubii H99 chromosome 2, complete sequence DNA contains the following:
- a CDS encoding tubulin alpha-1A chain — protein sequence MREVISVHVGQAGVQIGNACWELYTLEHGLSPDGRLMEGSPSANDDGFSTFFSETGSGKHVPRSLYVDLEPNVIDEVRTGTYRSLFHPETMITGKEDAANNYARGHYTIGKDLVDSVLEQIRRLADNCSGLQGFFVFHSFGGGTGSGFGALLMERLSIDYGKKSKLEFSVYPAPKMSTSVVEPYNSVLTTHTTLEHSDCSFMVDNEAIYDICRRNLGITSPSFTNLNRLIAQVVSSVTASLRFDGDLNVDLNEFQTNLVPYPRIHFPLATYAPVISAEKAFHESNSVYEMTMSCFESNNQMVKCDPRQGKYMACCMLYRGDVVPKDVNAAVANIRTKRTIQFVDWCPTGFKIGICNEPPALVPGGDLAKVSRSLCMLSNTTSIATAWARLDNKFDLLYSKRAFVHWYVGEGMEEGEFSEAREDLAALEKDYEEVGIDSIDAEEEEGEY from the exons ATGCGTGAGGTTATCAGT GTCCACGTTGGTCAGGCCG GTGTCCAGATCGGTAACGCCTGTTGGGAGCTCTACACTCTCGAGCACGGCCTCAGC CCCGATGGCCGTCTCATGGAGGGGTCCCCTTCCGCCAACGATGACGGCTtttccaccttcttctccgagACTGGTTCCGGAAAGCACGTCCCCAGGTCGCTCTAT GTCGACCTCGAGCCCAATGTCATTGACGAGGTCCGAACTGGTACCTACCGAAGTCTTTTCCACCCCGAGACTATGATCACTGGCAAGGAGGACGCTGCTAACAACT ACGCCCGTGGTCACTACACCATTGGTAAGGACCTTGTCGACAGTGTCCTTGAGCAGATTCGTCGTCTTGCCGACAACTGTTCCGGTCTTCAAGgcttctttgtcttccaCTCCTTTGGCGGTGGTACCGGTTCCGGTTTCGGTGCTCTTTTGATGGAGAGGTTGTCTATTGACTATGGCAAGAAGTCCAAGCTCGAGTTCTCTGTCTACCCCGCCCCCAAGATGTCTACCTCCGTCGTTGAGCCCTACAACTCGGTCCTCACTACGCACACTACTCTTGAGCACTCTGATTGCTCTTTTATGGTTGACAACGAGGC CATCTACGACATTTGTCGACGAAACTTGGGCATcacctctccctctttcaCCAACCTCAACCGATTGATTGCCCAGGTCGTTTCCTCCGTCACGGCTTCTCTCCGATTCGACGGTGACCTCAACGTCGATCTTAACGAGTTCCAAACCAACTTGGTCCC TTACCCTCGTATCCACTTCCCTCTCGCCACCTATGCGCCCGTCATCTCTGCTGAAAAGGCCTTCCACGAGTCTAACTCTGTCTACGAGATGACCATGTCTTGTTTCGAGTCCAACAACCAGATGGTTAAGTGCGATCCCCGACAGGGCAAGTATATGGCGTGCTGTATGCTTTACCGAGGCGATGTTGTCCCCAAGGACGTCAACGCTGCTGTCGCCAACATCCGAACTAAGAGGACTATCCAGTTTGTTGACTGGTGTCCTACCGGTTTCAAGATTGGTATCTGCAATGAGCCTCCTGCGCTCGTCCCTGGCGGCGATCTTGCCAAGGTCTCTCGATCGCTCTGTATGCTTTCCAACACCACTTCCATCGCCACCGCTTGGGCCCGTCTCGATAACAAGTTTGACTTGCTCTACTCCAAGCGAGCGTTCGTCCACTGG TATGTCGGCGAGGGTATGGAGGAAGGCGAGTTCTCCGAGGCCCGAGAAGATTTGGCCGCCTTGGAGAAGGACTATGAGGAGGTTGGAATTGACTCTATCGAcgctgaggaggaggagggcgagtACTAG
- a CDS encoding alpha,alpha-trehalase: MSSQPLEKAKLPVPKNLLFIENDVPPSTTPSTATTPTDQQQDPFAQAGDKAELLTRALHESQAPTKPMSPPNGVPRLGKLGQLETRLPDINAEPNEYYGGAQVTSRARTFSNVGVEGEFKRRPMQMGGEKISRNRRLSHDESTPSAPRRYLIDVEETMRLVLEQEDTDNNFQISIYDSGPKLLSLGTASSNAHKTFDIRGTYMLSNLLQELALARDYGRKRIVLDEARLAENPVDRLSRMIKNSFWNSLTRRIDAEGLEIACADPKNRSQHVRARIYIPHGEDEMAEHYRQIAREKPNLKLEVDILPKECDSPAFVKTLNDKPGILALAMDKKVDANGKTHLEALPFVVPGARFNEKYGWDSYFMALGLLVDGRIDLAKSIVEHCIFEIKYYNKVLNGNRSYYLCRSQPPFLTDFALQIYNQLDRSKPAENKEWLKRTIQAAIKEYHRYWMQEPSLDVVTGLSRYRPDGLGIPPETEASHFTHILQPYAQKIGISVNEYIDGYNDGTIKEPELDEYFLHDRGVRESGHDTSYRLDRKCGDLATVDLNSLLYKYEFDIASAIQVAFDDELILEEEFELSPWPITAEAFKAGATYELSTKTPQTSRHWFERAAKRKATMDELCWNDGQGMYFDYDTKLRKQARYESVTSLWPLWAGSASEEQALKLVRNALPKFEVAGGLVSGTEESRGVISLDRPNRQWDYPYGWPPHQIMAWVGLERYGFVDDASRLAYRWIYMMTLSFMDFNGIVPEKFDVVELSHMVDAEYGNQGTDFRYVPREGFGWMNAAYQIGLQCLSTGMRRAVAACVPPWVFFNLPAPDFTSARKRRAEREARDAEAAASGHGGVPKNEVHNEPPSLEQAIASLKLELTAPYSKSVNK, encoded by the exons ATGTCTTCCCAGCCCCtcgagaaggccaag CTGCCTGTCCCAAAgaatcttcttttcatcgaAAATGATGTCCCGCCTTCTACCACCCCTTCAACAGCGACTACTCCCACAGACCAACAACAGGACCCCTTTGCCCAAGCTGGCGATAAGGCAGAACTTCTCACCCGAGCTCTCCATGAGAGTCAAGCCCCTACAAAGCCAATGAGCCCACCCAATGGTGTGCCAAGGTTGGGCAAACTTGGACAGCTTGAGACAAGATTGCCAGATATCAATGCGGAACCTAATGAGTATTATGGCGGAGCACAGGTAACCAGTAGGGCACGAACATTCAGCAAT GTCGGTGTCGAGGGTGAATTCAAGCGTCGGCCTATGCAAATGGGCGGTGAGAAGATCTCTAGGAATCGCCGACTTTCGCATG acgagagtaCCCCTTCTGCCCCTAGACGCTATTTAATCGATGTCGAGGAGACAATGAGACTCGTGTTGGAGCAAGAAGACACGGATAACAA CTTCCAAATTTCTATCTATGATTCGGGTCCCAAACTTCTCTCATTGGGTACGGCTAGTTCTAATGCCCATAAAACCTTTGATATCCGG GGCACATATATGTTATCGAATCTTCTTCAGGAACTCGCACTTGCCCGAGACTATGGACGCAAGCGCATTGTCTTGGATGAAGCTCGTCTTGCCGAGAATCCCGTGGACCGTCTCTCTAGAATGATCAAGAACTCATTCTGGAACAGCCTCACTCGACGCATCGACGCAGAGGGTCTTGAAATTGCTTGCGCGGATCCCAAGAATAGAAGCCAGCACGTGCGAGCCAGAATTTATATTCCAcatggagaggatgaaatgGCCGAGCATTACCGCCAAAT AGCGAGAGAGAAACCCAACCTCAAACTCGAGGTTGATATCCTTCCCAAAGAATGTGACAGTCCAGCTTTTGTCAAGACTCTCAACGATAAACCAGGCATCCTCGCTCTTGCAATGGATAAAAAGGTTGACGCAAACGGCAAGACTCACCTAGAGGCTCTGCCATTTGTCGTTCCCGGTGCAAGATTCAATGAAAAGTATGGTTGGGACAGC TACTTTATGGCCCTGGGCCTCTTGGTAGATGGCCGGATCGACTTGGCCAAGAGTATCGTCGAGCATTGTATTTTCGAAATTAAATATTACAACAAAGTTCTCAATGGTAACCGATCATACTATCTCTGTCGATCTCAACCCCCTTTCCTTACAGACTTTGCCCTTCAAATCTATAATCAGCTTGACCGCAGCAAGCCAGCCGAAAACAAGGAATGGCTCAAGCGCACCATTCAAGCCGCTATCAAAGAGTACCACAGATACTGGATGCAGGAACCCTCTCTCGACGTCGTTACTGGCTTATCTCGCTACCGTCCTGATGGCCTAGGTATTCCTCCTGAGACTGAAGCCAGTCATTTCACTCACATCCTCCAGCCGTATGCCCAAAAGATTGGGATCTCTGTGAATGAGTACATTGATGGTTACAACGACGGGACAATCAAAGAACCTGAGCTTGACGAGTATTTTTTGCATGACCGAGGAGTACGAGAGTCGGGACATGATACCTCATACAGACTCGACAGAAAGTGTGGAGATCTGGCGACTGTCGATTTGAACTCGCTCTTATACAAG TATGAATTCGACATCGCTTCGGCTATCCAAGTGGCCTTTGACGACGAACTCATcctggaggaagagtttgaATTGTCTCCCTGGCCTATCACCGCCGAAGCCTTCAAGGCCGGCGCCACCTACGAGCTCTCGACCAAAACTCCTCAGACGAGCAGGCACTGGTTTGAGCGGGCAGCTAAACGCAAGGCAACCATGGATGAGCTTTGCTGGAACGATGGACAGGGAATGTACTTTGACTATGATACCAAGCTCAGGAAGCAGGCGCGATATGAGTCCGTCACTTCGCTCTGGCCTTTGTGGGCAGGCTCTGCTTCGGAGGAGCAGGCTTTGAAGCTTGT CCGCAACGCCTTGCCTAAATTCGAAGTTGCTGGTGGTCTTGTATCTGGAACTGAAGAATCGCGTGGAGTAATCTCGTTGGACAGACCTAATCGTCAATGGG ACTACCCTTACGGTTGGCCTCCTCATCAAATCATGGCATGGGTTGGGCTTGAACGTTACGGATTTGTAGACGACGCATCCAGGCTGGCGTACAGGTGGATCTATAT GATGACACTATCCTTCATGGATTTCAATGGTATCGTTCCTGAAAAGTTTGACGTTGTCGAGCTTAGCCATATGGTAGATGCCGAATA TGGCAATCAAGGTACTGATTTCCGATATGTGCCGAGAGAAGGTTTCGGGTGGATGAACGCTGCCTATCAAATCGGTCTTCAATGCCTGTCAACTGGTATGAGACGAGCTGTTGCTGCTTGTGTACCC CCTTGGGTTTTCTTCAACCTTCCTGCGCCGGACTTCACATCTGCCAGGAAGCGACGTGCTGAACGAGAAGCCCGAGATGCCGAAGCAGCCGCATCCGGTCATGGTGGTGTGCCGAAGAACGAAGTCCATAATGAGCCTCCTTCCCTAGAACAGGCCATTGCCAGCCTCAAACTGGAATTAACTGCTCCGTATTCGAAATCGGTCAACAAATGA
- a CDS encoding large subunit ribosomal protein L4 has translation MKRAARLVPAVSQPLRPSPRLAYILRPAPGPSSSPLALHAFRFASTAPSPAPAQPIESSPEDLPPNINFEDLALEADGEIERALAESDANLATWFPTQSGRHEPVLLPVSSLASSTPTLPSDSNVVVALPPDVFAQPIRRDILHRCVVWYLSQLRSGTKSTKSRSTVAYSGRKLIPQKGTGKARAGDASSGTRRGGAPIHPIFPKNWAQALPRKVRELGMRVALSSKLQTGLLRVVPNLNEAGWKGTNEARRALADGPVLPEVEDSEVQATKTDVDPLANDAVQAAEKVNELEGTVSEAASSATKPASIPRFGPAKDLSVLFLYSPFKPSDEIADFVRVTRNIPGVEVLSTEEVQVYDILKYRWLVMEGEAVDWFGDDIFGVDGFEGYEDTTGVEAVDLAREEALKA, from the exons ATGAAGAGAGCAGCCCGTCTCGTGCCCGCCGTCTCCCAA CCCCTCCGCCCGTCCCCCCGGTTAGCGTACATCCTCAGGCCCGCCCCCGGCCCTAGCTCGTCTCCCCTCGCCCTCCATGCCTTCCGGTtcgcctccaccgccccttcccccgcccccgcccagCCTATAGAATCTTCGCCCGAAGACCTGCCCCCCAATATCAACTTTGAAGACCTGGCGCTTGAGGCGGACGGAGAAATCGAGCGGGCACTGGCGGAGAGCGACG CAAACCTTGCCACATGGTTCCCTACTCAATCCGGTCGGCATGAACCGGTTCTTTTGCCTGTCTCCTCCCTTGCGTCCTCCACCCCTACTCTCCCGTCCGACAGT AATGTTGTCGTTGCGCTTCCTCCAGACGTGTTTGCCCAGCCCATTAGACGCGATATTCTCCATCGCTGCGTCGTATGGTACCTCTCTCAGCTTCGAAGC GGCACAAAATCTACAAAATCACGTTCGACCGTCGCCTACTCCGGCCGGAAACTGATCCCTCAAAAAGGAACGGGTAAAGCCCGAGCTGGTGATGCCTCTTCTGGCACCCGACGCGGCGGTGCACCCATTCACCCCATCTTCCCCAAAAACTGggctcaagctcttcctcgtAAAGTCCGAGAACTTGGTATGCGTGTCGCTCTCTCCTCAAAGCTCCAGACGGGACTGTTAAGGGTCGTCCCCAACTTGAATGAGGCTGGGTGGAAGGGGACAAATGAAGCCAGGAGAGCATTGGCGGACGGACCTGTATTACCCGAGGTCGAGGATTCAGAGGTGCAAGCGACCAAGACTGATGTGGACCCTCTCGCCAACGATGCCGTGCAAGCAGCCGAAAAAGTCAATGAGCTTGAGGGAACCGTTTCTGAAGCCGCTTCCTCAGCGACTAAACCAGCGTCCATTCCCCGATTTGGACCCGCCAAAGACCTCtccgtcctcttcctctactCTCCCTTCAAGCCTTCTGACGAAATCGCCGATTTTGTTCGCGTCACCCGGAACATACCTGGGGTTGAGGTGTTGAGCACAGAAGAAGTACAAGTGTACGACATCCTCAAGTACCGGTGGTTGGTTATGGAAGGTGAAGCCGTGGACTGGTTCGGCGATGACATCTTTGGGGTGGACGGATTTGAAGGTTATGAAGATACCACGGGTGTGGAAGCTGTTGACTTGGCTAGGGAAGAAGCTCTCAAGGCATAA
- a CDS encoding lysophospholipase codes for MPLHNPIWEVIEPHLVRRNLYTVKDPTYGRYLLPHHPPHLELVNDPTVSHHYRRVFLRPFDSFRSYHEAYDTTQIIHAEDISLTPEELDSGVKRGGRWVAYSTWEMHEPPSGGWEGGGRGKGKDLVLVHGLGDYGLRYAPHIKYFLKAGFRVIIPDLPSYGRSTGINSYLPSLLLLTAAVHVVLTDVIQNDLSQGREQRKVFLSGSSMGGWTVLYYLLKYPPTVQPEKVASQGQKPDIPPPEEGSGQGYDQLERSREEEKVRIHVAGAFVLCPMIEVSKESRPNILLEYLGRGVNSFAGSLPLAKAVRGNVSDDPRVEEDFFADPLCYHGMLRVGTGLACLEGMIELQDRAEEINVPIRLVHGNKDRATSHKGTLRLFDRLPNEDKEIEIYDGYEHVMLKLGVDAMDDEKRQRVLADWRSWLVQRC; via the exons ATGCCACTTCACAATCCCATCTG GGAGGTCATCGAACCTCATCTTGTCCGCCGCAATCTGTACACTGTCAAAGATCCCA CCTACGGCCGCTATCTTCTCCCCCATCACCCGCCTCACCTTGAGCTGGTTAATGATCCTACTGtttctcatcactatcGCCGAGTTTTTTTACGGCCATTCGACTCGTTCCGGTCGTATCATGAAGCCTATGACACAACGCAGATCATTCATGCCGAGGACATCTCGCTCACCCCCGAAGAACTTGATTCTGGCGTCAAACGAGGGGGAAGATGGGTGGCATATAGTACTTGGGAGATGCATGAGCCACCTTCAGGTGGCTGGGAAGGAGGTGGTAGAGGTAAAGGCAAAGATTTGGTGCTTGTTCATG GACTTGGAGATTATGGATTGCGATACGCGCCACACATAAAATACTTTCTAAAAGCTGGATTTAGAGTCATCATTCCTGATTTGCCATCT TACGGTCGTTCCACTGG AATCAATTCatatcttccttctctgctgctgctcacAGCGGCAGTACATGTGGTATTGACGGACGTGATCCAGAATGACCTCAGTCAAGGTCGAGAACAACGTAAAGTGTTTCTCAGCGGATC TTCGATGGGTGGTTGGACAGT TCTTTACTACCTCCTCAAATACCCTCCAACTGTGCAGCCTGAAAAAGTTGCTTCTCAAGGGCAGAAACCGGATATTCCGCCTCCTGAAGAAGGATCTGGTCAAGGTTACGATCAACTTGAACGCTCGcgcgaggaagaaaaagtcaGGATACACGTGGCAGGCGCGTTTGTGCTGTGCCCAATGATAGAGG TATCAAAAGAGTCCCGCCCAAATATCCTTCTCGAGTATTTGGGCCGCGGCGTGAATAGCTTTGCTGGAAGCTTGCCTCTCGCCAAGGCAGTTCGTGGCAACGTGTCTGACGATCCAAGGGTCGAAGAGGACTTTTTTGCTGACC CGCTATGCTACCACGGAATGCTCCGTGTCGGCACTGGTCTCGCGTGCCTAGAGGGCATGATCGAGTTGCAGGATCGGGCAGAAGAGATTAATGTACCTATCCGACTTGTGCACGGCAACAAGGATCGTGCTACATCGCACAAGGGGACTCTTAGGCTGTTCGACCGACTCCCGAacgaggacaaggagatcGAGATATACGATGGGTATGAGCATG TGATGCTCAAACTTGGTGTTGACGCCATGGATGACGAAAAGCGGCAGCGTGTGCTTGCGGACTGGCGCTCGTGGCTGGTGCAGCGATGCTAG
- a CDS encoding small subunit ribosomal protein S16, producing the protein MSSVQTFGKKKTATAVAHVTPGRGLIRLNGSPISLVEPVVLRYKVYEPVLVVGPERFANMDIRLRVKGGGHVSQLYALRQAIAKGVVAFYAKNEDAASAIELKKALVAYDRTLLVADPRRMEPKKFGGRGARARRQKSYR; encoded by the exons ATGTCCTCCGTGCAGACATTCGGCAAAAAGAAG ACTGCCACGGCTGTGGCTCACGTCACTCCTGGCCGAGGCCTCATCCGACTTAACGGGTCCCCCATCTCCCTCGTCGAGCC TGTCGTCCTCCGATACAAGGTCTACGAGCCCGTCCTCGTCGTTGGCCCCGAGAGGTTCGCCAACATGGACATCCGTCTCCGTGTCAAGGGTGGTGGTCACGTCTCTCAGCTCTACGCTCTCCGACAGGCTATCGCCAAGGGTGTCGTTGC CTTCTACGCCAAGAACGAGGATGCTGCCTCTGCTATcgagttgaagaaggctcTTGTTGCCTACGACCGAACTCTCCTTGTCGCCGACCCCAGGCGGATGGAGCCCAAGAAGTTTGGTGGTCGCGGTGCCCGTGCCAGGAGGCAAAAG TCTTACCGATAA